Proteins found in one Haloferax litoreum genomic segment:
- a CDS encoding DUF7318 family protein, with protein MSSTGSTYGDIHRYEPARESTAAAIAIVLLTIIEVVFVFLFTYGFVSGWGLTDTGNMFLGGILAVIFVDLAFILALYRKEFLPDVMIVKKRRRKWEDLYVREEDVDGVTLGDGAWEQVKRAVYPYYKR; from the coding sequence ATGTCCTCGACCGGCAGCACATACGGCGATATTCACCGATACGAACCGGCACGCGAGAGCACTGCGGCGGCCATCGCAATCGTCCTCTTGACGATTATCGAAGTCGTGTTCGTGTTCCTCTTCACCTACGGATTCGTCTCCGGGTGGGGCCTGACGGACACGGGTAACATGTTCCTCGGTGGCATCCTCGCCGTCATCTTCGTGGACCTCGCGTTCATCCTCGCACTGTACCGCAAGGAGTTCCTCCCAGACGTCATGATCGTCAAGAAACGGCGTCGCAAGTGGGAAGACCTCTACGTCCGCGAGGAGGACGTCGACGGTGTCACGCTCGGTGACGGCGCGTGGGAACAGGTCAAGCGCGCGGTGTACCCCTACTACAAGCGATAA
- a CDS encoding cytochrome b, with translation MSLERKEEHDHKAWMKKKDLTPIEATFLTTLIWLDKRLRIVDYLELLETLYYRVNLQMPKSHTEQYNLDNKFWYWYPLYTLGLFSTLAYVVAAISGALLGFYYSPATTGDPTTAYNSIEFIMRDLQFGFMLRSVHRWAAQVMVAAVFLHMLRVYFTGSYKEPRELNWLLGIVLISLTMVFGYTGYLLPWDQLAFWAGQIGVEMSLSVPLAGEWVAQLLFGGFTLSQATLQRMYIIHVFLLPFVVTTLIAIHIGIVWVQGIAEPH, from the coding sequence ATGAGTCTCGAACGCAAAGAAGAACACGACCACAAAGCCTGGATGAAGAAGAAGGACCTCACACCTATCGAGGCCACCTTCCTCACCACCCTCATCTGGCTGGATAAGCGACTCCGCATCGTCGACTACCTCGAGCTTCTGGAGACGCTCTACTACCGAGTGAACCTCCAGATGCCGAAGAGCCACACCGAGCAATACAACCTCGACAACAAGTTCTGGTACTGGTACCCCCTGTACACGCTTGGCTTGTTCTCGACGCTCGCGTACGTCGTCGCGGCGATTAGTGGTGCCCTCCTCGGGTTCTACTACTCCCCCGCGACGACTGGCGACCCGACGACGGCGTACAACAGTATCGAGTTCATCATGCGCGACCTGCAGTTCGGCTTCATGCTCCGGTCCGTCCACCGTTGGGCGGCACAGGTCATGGTCGCGGCAGTGTTCCTGCACATGCTCCGTGTCTACTTCACGGGGTCGTACAAGGAACCCCGCGAGCTGAACTGGCTCCTCGGCATCGTGCTGATCAGCCTGACGATGGTGTTCGGGTACACGGGATACCTGCTCCCGTGGGACCAGCTCGCCTTCTGGGCCGGTCAGATCGGCGTCGAGATGTCGCTGTCCGTGCCCCTCGCCGGTGAGTGGGTGGCACAGCTCCTGTTCGGCGGCTTCACGCTGAGTCAGGCGACGCTCCAGCGCATGTACATCATCCACGTGTTCCTGCTCCCGTTCGTCGTGACGACACTCATCGCGATTCACATCGGTATCGTGTGGGTGCAGGGCATCGCGGAGCCACACTGA
- a CDS encoding cytochrome bc complex cytochrome b subunit — translation MSDNEPENEEIRTDGTGIVAPDNETPTWSERKARKTGLSRLTYEYFERARREDQDLRTESDYVERDVLAFPTWPHETVRNLSIASFFVGMILFLSATMPPHIGPPANPSSTPAIILPDWYLYWSFGLLKLNPLNPELAILGGQKIMADRTYGVLANGVVVGFIAIVPFLNKGSARRPVEQPFWAAVGIAGVVFAMTISLLAVKNLMPMNVDLLFDLTFLLPIVFGTVTYAVLKTMSEGYMYNLNRRYYRLRPPK, via the coding sequence ATGAGCGACAACGAACCCGAAAACGAGGAGATTCGCACCGACGGCACGGGCATCGTGGCCCCGGACAACGAGACGCCCACGTGGAGCGAGCGCAAGGCTCGCAAGACGGGGCTGTCCCGGCTCACCTACGAGTACTTCGAGCGTGCCCGTCGTGAAGACCAGGACCTCCGTACGGAGTCTGATTACGTCGAGCGCGACGTGCTCGCGTTCCCGACGTGGCCGCACGAGACCGTTCGGAACCTCTCAATCGCGTCGTTCTTCGTCGGGATGATTCTGTTCCTCTCGGCGACGATGCCACCGCACATCGGCCCGCCGGCGAACCCATCGAGTACGCCGGCCATCATCCTGCCCGACTGGTACCTCTACTGGTCGTTCGGCCTGCTCAAGCTGAACCCGCTGAACCCCGAACTCGCCATCCTCGGCGGCCAGAAGATTATGGCCGACCGGACCTACGGTGTGCTCGCAAACGGCGTGGTCGTCGGCTTCATCGCCATCGTCCCCTTCCTCAACAAGGGGTCTGCACGGCGTCCCGTCGAGCAACCGTTCTGGGCGGCAGTGGGTATTGCTGGCGTGGTCTTCGCAATGACCATCTCGCTGCTGGCAGTCAAGAACCTCATGCCCATGAACGTCGACCTGCTGTTCGACCTGACGTTCCTGCTCCCCATCGTCTTCGGAACCGTCACCTACGCGGTGCTCAAGACGATGAGTGAGGGCTACATGTACAACCTCAACCGCCGCTACTACCGGCTTCGCCCGCCGAAGTAG
- a CDS encoding DUF7315 family membrane protein: MTDSDATSGAGDPGESRRGRRGRRDIVVPMRLYKTITVFSTLIAVVSVVLGFVFLDAATLQVSALRAVLSNILAAIGVGVADGLLSTGLAIVGLTTIAFGAVVYTLGTRFRARGMGKSQEDSGEDSNNG, from the coding sequence ATGACAGATAGCGACGCGACCAGTGGTGCTGGCGACCCCGGCGAGTCGAGACGTGGCCGTCGTGGCCGCCGCGACATCGTCGTTCCCATGCGCCTCTACAAGACGATTACCGTCTTCTCGACGCTCATCGCAGTCGTCAGTGTCGTCCTCGGATTCGTCTTCCTCGACGCCGCGACACTGCAGGTGAGCGCACTACGTGCGGTTCTCTCGAATATCCTCGCCGCCATCGGCGTCGGCGTGGCGGATGGACTCCTGAGTACGGGACTGGCTATCGTCGGCCTGACGACCATCGCGTTCGGTGCCGTCGTGTACACACTCGGAACGAGATTCCGCGCTCGCGGAATGGGAAAGTCTCAAGAGGACTCCGGCGAAGATTCGAACAATGGCTGA
- a CDS encoding DUF7314 family protein — MADEFIKGLGILTGSGLAWMVLASWYRTSSFESTKQLIEPLSSGATEGIFNIIGVTLMDAFLWFALLGALTFWVLIPAGHQIMSALQERRNAQ; from the coding sequence ATGGCTGACGAATTCATCAAGGGGCTGGGCATCCTGACCGGTTCCGGTCTCGCGTGGATGGTGCTCGCGTCGTGGTACCGGACGAGCAGCTTCGAGAGCACGAAGCAGCTCATCGAGCCACTGTCGTCGGGTGCGACCGAGGGAATCTTCAACATCATCGGCGTCACCCTGATGGACGCGTTCCTCTGGTTCGCGCTCCTGGGTGCGCTCACCTTCTGGGTCCTCATCCCGGCGGGCCACCAGATAATGTCCGCGCTCCAAGAGCGGCGCAACGCGCAGTAA
- a CDS encoding DUF7313 family protein, protein MHPLQFLVPLDQLAAVEPVIPFAILVLVLANFATRFLAHRSHVKQAKDGADELSRFLPHSFTSGGLVLVSFLYLLVEPHGGMVMTVLVVGMFLTDFFEFEARNVEARNDRPLDRPNGGLTASVLVLLYAAYQSLFFLVADVWNAVI, encoded by the coding sequence ATGCACCCACTCCAGTTCCTCGTCCCACTCGACCAGTTGGCGGCGGTCGAACCGGTCATTCCGTTCGCGATACTCGTGCTCGTGTTGGCGAACTTCGCGACGCGCTTCCTCGCGCACCGTTCGCACGTGAAGCAGGCGAAAGACGGCGCAGACGAACTCTCGCGCTTCCTGCCACACAGTTTCACGTCCGGTGGCCTCGTGTTGGTGTCGTTCCTCTACCTGCTCGTCGAACCGCACGGTGGGATGGTCATGACCGTCCTCGTCGTCGGGATGTTCCTGACCGACTTCTTCGAGTTCGAAGCGCGTAACGTCGAAGCACGGAACGACCGTCCGCTCGACCGGCCGAACGGTGGCCTCACGGCGTCGGTGCTCGTGCTCCTGTACGCCGCGTACCAGAGCCTCTTCTTCCTCGTCGCGGACGTCTGGAACGCCGTTATCTGA
- a CDS encoding NAD(+)/NADH kinase, which translates to MRFAVVGDESVGTTIRDAGADVVSTVESADAVVAVGESALADTALDVAVDCPVVPVDCAMPWSTPHRTLDDAIASILAGERHVVDHPILSISVAGEHAGRALFDTMLVTSEPAHISEYGVAHVRQGSAIRSDADLLDDDNWLPVDGFRADGVVVATPLGSTGYARAAGGPVVGPDAGAAIVPVSPYATQTDTWVFQPPLRLTVERDDAPVSLVVDDGVVRDVPPFEPVVVTVDGSAKLLLV; encoded by the coding sequence CTGAGATTCGCAGTCGTCGGTGACGAGTCGGTCGGCACCACGATTCGTGACGCCGGTGCAGACGTCGTCTCGACGGTCGAATCTGCCGACGCCGTCGTCGCCGTCGGTGAGTCAGCACTCGCAGACACCGCACTCGACGTAGCAGTGGACTGTCCAGTCGTACCCGTAGACTGCGCGATGCCGTGGTCTACGCCGCACCGGACGCTCGACGACGCCATCGCCTCGATACTCGCGGGTGAGCGACACGTCGTCGACCACCCGATTCTCTCCATCTCAGTCGCGGGTGAGCACGCAGGGCGCGCACTGTTCGATACGATGCTCGTCACGAGCGAACCCGCACACATCTCGGAGTACGGCGTCGCACACGTTCGACAGGGGTCCGCGATTCGGTCCGACGCCGACTTGCTGGACGACGACAACTGGCTTCCGGTCGACGGGTTCCGCGCAGACGGCGTCGTCGTCGCGACGCCGCTCGGAAGCACCGGATACGCTCGCGCGGCAGGTGGGCCAGTCGTCGGTCCGGACGCCGGCGCTGCTATCGTCCCGGTGTCACCGTACGCGACCCAGACCGACACGTGGGTCTTCCAACCACCGCTTCGGCTCACAGTCGAACGCGACGACGCACCTGTCTCGCTCGTCGTCGACGACGGTGTCGTCCGCGACGTGCCGCCGTTCGAACCTGTCGTCGTCACCGTCGACGGGTCGGCGAAACTCCTGTTGGTGTGA
- a CDS encoding M28 family peptidase: MTDWIGDTFTSEVGWSHLETLVDIGNRMAGSPGEREAMEVTRDALESVGARDARIDPFEIQGWERGDSTIMAHNTTQDCIALPRSPAGAASGELVDLGYGLPEDFDRDLSGKVVVVSSTVPDHYDRFIHRREKYYYAVESGAEGFIFANHVPGQLPPTGSVGTAEAPIGDIPAVGVSKEVGARLGRRFEGEEVTLEVTCETPETDSGNVHAELGPETDDEVLVTSHLDAHDIAEGAMDNGAGTAMVVELARALAAREDELETRVRFVCFGAEEVGLVGSEHEAERLGAHRANVKAIVNNDGVVAGRTLRLHTHGFDELDDAAKTVADRFDHDISTIPEQLPHSDHWPFVAYGVPAYMVGSEKEGRGRGWGHTHADTIEKLESRTLREQAILLTELTVELARADREIPHADPADIAAALESEDQAEGMKVTGDWPF; this comes from the coding sequence ATGACAGACTGGATTGGAGATACCTTCACGAGCGAGGTCGGATGGTCCCACCTCGAGACGCTCGTCGACATCGGCAACCGAATGGCCGGGTCGCCGGGCGAACGCGAGGCGATGGAAGTGACGCGTGACGCCCTCGAGTCAGTCGGGGCGCGCGACGCTCGTATCGACCCCTTCGAGATTCAAGGCTGGGAACGCGGCGACAGTACGATTATGGCGCACAACACGACGCAAGACTGTATCGCCCTCCCGCGTAGTCCTGCCGGGGCCGCCTCCGGCGAACTCGTCGACCTCGGATACGGTCTTCCGGAAGACTTCGACCGCGACCTCTCGGGGAAAGTCGTCGTCGTCTCGTCGACCGTTCCCGACCACTACGACCGGTTCATCCACCGTCGTGAGAAGTACTACTACGCCGTCGAATCCGGCGCGGAAGGATTCATCTTCGCGAACCACGTCCCCGGCCAACTCCCGCCGACGGGGAGCGTCGGTACCGCCGAGGCACCAATCGGTGACATCCCCGCTGTCGGAGTGAGCAAGGAAGTTGGTGCTCGCCTCGGCCGCCGATTCGAGGGCGAAGAGGTCACTCTCGAAGTCACCTGCGAGACCCCCGAGACCGACAGTGGCAACGTCCACGCAGAACTCGGTCCCGAGACGGACGACGAGGTGCTGGTGACGAGTCACCTCGACGCGCACGACATCGCAGAGGGTGCCATGGACAACGGCGCGGGGACCGCGATGGTGGTCGAACTCGCGCGAGCGCTCGCCGCCCGCGAAGACGAACTGGAGACGCGCGTTCGGTTCGTCTGCTTCGGTGCAGAAGAAGTCGGTCTCGTCGGGTCCGAACACGAAGCGGAGCGACTGGGCGCACACCGGGCGAACGTCAAGGCCATCGTCAACAACGACGGCGTCGTCGCCGGGCGAACGCTCCGACTGCACACGCACGGGTTCGACGAACTCGACGACGCCGCGAAGACCGTCGCCGACCGCTTCGACCACGATATCTCGACGATTCCGGAGCAACTCCCGCACAGCGACCACTGGCCGTTCGTTGCGTACGGCGTGCCCGCGTACATGGTCGGCAGCGAGAAGGAAGGACGGGGTCGCGGATGGGGCCACACCCACGCCGACACTATCGAGAAACTCGAGTCGCGGACGCTCCGCGAGCAAGCAATCTTGCTGACCGAACTGACGGTCGAACTCGCGCGCGCCGACCGTGAGATTCCGCACGCAGACCCGGCGGACATCGCCGCAGCGCTGGAATCCGAAGACCAGGCCGAGGGGATGAAAGTCACCGGCGACTGGCCGTTCTGA
- a CDS encoding thiolase domain-containing protein, which produces MNDVRIAGVGLTKFGRYPERTGRDLFAEAALAARDEAGISRGDYDEVHYGNFMGELAEGQGHQGPVVAEAAGLDCPATRYESACASAGVAFRQAVQTIRGGGADVVLVGGMERMNNLGTSEVTRSLAIAADELFEVRAGVTFPGAYALMARAYFDEFGGDNEDLAHIAVKNHANAMTNEYAQFHREITVEDALESPVVADPLTLYDACPITDGASAVVLVSGDYADENGLDAPVRVAGSGQGGDKAALQDREYLAQTPAATKAAEMAYADAAITPDDVDVAEVHDCFTIAEVLALESLGFYEPGEGIGAAARGETTRDGDRPVNLSGGLKAKGHPVGATGTAQVVEMTKLLRGDHANSDAVPDARVGVTHNAGGTVASAVVHVLEVMN; this is translated from the coding sequence ATGAACGACGTACGAATCGCCGGGGTCGGACTGACCAAGTTCGGCAGATACCCCGAGCGCACGGGCCGCGACCTGTTTGCCGAGGCAGCGCTCGCCGCCCGCGACGAAGCAGGAATCTCTCGTGGTGACTACGACGAGGTTCACTACGGGAACTTCATGGGCGAACTCGCCGAGGGGCAGGGCCACCAAGGCCCAGTGGTCGCCGAGGCAGCAGGCCTCGACTGTCCAGCAACTCGATACGAGTCTGCGTGTGCGTCCGCGGGTGTCGCCTTCCGACAGGCCGTCCAGACGATTCGAGGCGGCGGCGCCGACGTCGTCCTCGTCGGCGGCATGGAGCGGATGAACAACCTCGGAACCTCCGAGGTGACGCGTTCGCTCGCAATCGCGGCAGACGAGTTGTTCGAAGTCCGTGCAGGCGTCACGTTCCCCGGTGCGTACGCCCTCATGGCCCGCGCCTACTTCGACGAGTTCGGCGGCGACAACGAGGACCTCGCACACATCGCGGTGAAGAACCACGCCAACGCGATGACGAACGAGTACGCGCAGTTCCACCGCGAGATTACGGTCGAAGACGCACTCGAAAGCCCCGTCGTGGCCGACCCACTCACCCTCTACGACGCCTGTCCAATCACCGACGGTGCGAGCGCCGTCGTCCTCGTCAGCGGCGACTACGCGGACGAGAACGGCCTCGACGCACCGGTTCGCGTCGCCGGGTCTGGTCAGGGCGGCGACAAGGCCGCGTTACAGGACCGCGAGTACCTCGCGCAGACGCCGGCGGCGACGAAAGCCGCGGAGATGGCCTACGCGGACGCCGCAATCACCCCCGACGACGTGGACGTCGCCGAAGTCCACGACTGCTTCACCATCGCCGAGGTGCTGGCGCTCGAATCGCTCGGCTTCTACGAACCCGGCGAAGGCATCGGTGCCGCCGCACGCGGTGAGACCACCCGCGACGGTGATCGCCCCGTCAACCTCTCAGGAGGGCTGAAAGCGAAGGGACACCCCGTCGGCGCGACTGGTACTGCGCAAGTCGTCGAGATGACGAAACTCCTCCGCGGCGACCACGCGAACAGCGACGCCGTGCCTGACGCCCGTGTCGGCGTGACTCACAACGCGGGTGGGACCGTCGCGAGTGCCGTCGTCCACGTACTGGAGGTGATGAACTGA
- a CDS encoding Zn-ribbon domain-containing OB-fold protein, which produces MADAGYDDWVAAIADGEGYYLACPDGHGSLPPRRSCPHCASDELTEEPLAETGEIVTFTEVHVPAPSFADEAPYVTAIASFGSVRLTGVVRDVPRSDVELGMAVTPDVDVNATTGEQVLVFRPVDE; this is translated from the coding sequence ATGGCAGACGCAGGCTACGACGACTGGGTGGCCGCCATCGCCGACGGAGAAGGATACTACCTCGCGTGCCCCGACGGCCACGGGTCGCTCCCACCGCGGCGCTCCTGTCCGCACTGCGCGTCTGACGAACTGACCGAAGAGCCACTCGCAGAGACCGGAGAAATCGTCACCTTCACCGAAGTACACGTCCCCGCGCCGAGTTTCGCCGACGAGGCACCGTACGTGACAGCAATCGCGTCGTTCGGTTCGGTCAGACTCACGGGTGTCGTCCGCGACGTGCCGCGCTCGGACGTCGAACTCGGGATGGCAGTCACGCCCGACGTGGACGTGAACGCGACGACTGGCGAACAAGTACTCGTGTTCCGACCGGTCGACGAATAG